The Pseudomonas sp. SCB32 DNA window GCCGCGCCATCAACAACGTCCCCCCGCACAAGCGCGACATCGGCATGGTGTTCCAGAACTATGCCCTGTTCCCGCACATGACCGTGGCCGAGAACCTGGCGTTCCCGCTGTCCGTGCGCGGCATGAGCAAGACCGATGTCAGCGAGCGCGTGAAGCGCGCCCTGTCCATGGTCCAGCTCGACAGCTTCGCCGGTCGTTATCCCGCCCAGCTCTCCGGTGGCCAGCAGCAGCGTGTGGCCCTGGCCCGCGCGCTGGTCTTCGAGCCGCAACTGGTGCTGATGGACGAACCCCTGGGTGCGCTCGACAAGCAACTGCGCGAGCACATGCAGATGGAGATCAAGCACATCCACCAGCGCCTGGGCGTGACCGTGGTCTACGTGACCCACGACCAGGGCGAAGCCCTGACCATGTCCGACCGCGTGGCCGTGTTCCACCAGGGCGAGATCCAGCAGATCGCTCCGCCGGCTGAGCTCTATGAGCACCCGCGCAACTCCTTCGTCGCCAACTTCATCGGCGAGAACAACCGTATCGCCGGCCAGCTGCAGGCGCGCAACGGCGACCGCTGCACCGTGGGCCTGGCCCGTGGCGAGAAGGTCGAGGCGCTGGCGGTCAACGTCGGCAATGTCGGTGACACCGTCAGCCTGTCGATCCGCCCCGAGCGCGTGCGCCTGAACGGTCACAGCGAAAACTGCGTGAACCGTTTCTCCGGCCGCGTCGCCGAGTTCATCTACCTGGGCGACCACGTGCGCATCCGCCTGGAGGTTTGCGGCCGTACCGATTTCTTCGTCAAGCAGCCGATCGCCGAGCTCGATCCCGCGCTGGGTGTTGGCGACGTAGTACCGCTGGGTTGGGCCGTCGAGCACGTCCGCGCGCTCGATCCGCTGTCGGCGGCGTGACACCAAGGCCTGGCCACTCCCGGGCCTGATGCATCCAAGAAAAACAAACCTGCACACTGTGGAGAGAACAATAATGTCGAAGTCCCTGAAAGCAGCGGGCTTGAAGCTCGCAGCGCTGAGCATCGGCCTGGCCTGCGCGGCCCAGTCGATGGCAGCCGACCTGACGGTGGTGTCCTTCGGCGGTGCCAACAAGAACGCCCAGGTGAAAGCGTTCTACGGCCCCTACGAAAAGAGCACCGGCGACAAGATCGTCGCTGGCGAGTACAACGGCGAGATGGCCAAGGTGAAGGCCATGGTCGACACCAACAGCGTCTCCTGGGACCTGGTGGAAGTGGAATCGCCGGAACTGGCCCGTGGCTGTGACGAAGGCCTGTTCGAAACCATCGACCCGGCCATCCTCGGCAAGGCCGACGACTATGTACCGGGCGCCGTGAGCAACTGCGGCGTCGGCTTCTTCGTGTGGTCCACCGTCCTGGCTTATAACGCCGACAAACTGAAGACCGCCCCGACCAGCTGGGCCGATTTCTGGGACACCAAGAAATTCCCGGGCAAGCGCGGCCTGCGCAAGGGCGCCAAGTACACCCTGGAATTCGCCCTGATGGCCGACGGCGTCGCGCCCAAGGACGTCTACAAGGTCCTGGCCACCAAAGAAGGCCAGGACCGCGCCTTCAAGAAACTCGACGAGATCAAACCGAGCATCCAGTGGTGGGAAGCCGGCGCCCAGCCGCCGCAGTACCTCGCCTCCGGCGACGTGGTCATGAGCTCCGCCTACAACGGCCGCATCGCCGCCGTGCAGAAGGAGAGCAACCTGAAGATCGTCTGGAACGGTGGCATCTACGACTTCGACGCCTGGGCGATCCCGAAAGGCGCCAAGAAGGTCGACGAGAGCCTCAAGTTCATCGCCTTCTCGGTCAAACCCGAACAGCAGAAGATCTACGCCGAGAACATCGCCTATGGTCCGGTGAACAAGAACACCGTGCCGCTGTTGGGCAAGGAGCTGCTGCACAACATGCCGACCACCCCGGAAAACATGCAGGGCCAGGTGGGCATGGACGTGACCTTCTGGGCTGACTACGGCGAGCAGCTGGAGCAGCGCTTCAACGCCTGGGCTGCTAAGTAAGCTAAGCAAGTAGCAGTGCCAAACCGCCGCGGCCGCCCGAGCCGCGGCGGACCGGAACCGCCGCCCCCTCGCGGCGGCTCCTCCTGACACCACACCTTGGCCGCTCCCGGGCGGCCTGTTTTACCGGAGTTCGCTATGGCCACCGCAGTGTCCTTGAACGAGGTCGCCGGCACCACCACCCTCAAGCAGCGCCTGGCGCGTGCGGAGCGGATGAACCGTCTGAAGTCCCAGGCACTGATCCTGCCGCTGCTGGTCTTCCTCCTGCTGACCTTCCTGGTGCCCATCGCGGCGCTGCTCTACAAGAGCGTGAACAACCCCGAGGTCGTCGGCGCGATGCCGTTGACCGTCAACGCCATTTCCGAGTGGGACGGCAAGTCGCTGCCTTCGGATGCGGTGTACAAGGCGCTGAGCGAAGACCTGCTCGCCGCGCGCAAGAACCAGACTCTCGGTGACCTCTCCAAACGCCTGAACATGGAGCTGGCCGGCTACCGCAGCCTGCTGTCCAAGACCGCCCGCGCACTGCCGTTCAAGGAGCAGCCGGCGTCGTACAAGGACGCGATGGAAGGCCTCGACGAGCGCTGGGGCGATCCGGCCTACTGGCAGGCGATCCGCCGTAACGCCAGCCACGTCACCCCCTACTACCTGCTGGCGGCCCTCGATCACCGCATCGATGACCTGGGCGAAATCGCCCGTGCCACGCCCGACCAGTCGATCTATCTGGACATCTTCGCCCGTACCTTCTGGATGGGCGCGGTGATCACCGTGATCTGCCTGCTGCTGGCCTATCCGCTGGCCTACCTGCTGGCGATCCTGCCGACCCGCAAGTCCAACCTGCTGATGATCCTGGTGCTGCTGCCGTTCTGGACCTCGATCCTGGTGCGCGTCGCCGCGTGGATCGTGCTGCTCCAGTCGGGCGGCCTGATCAACGGCGCACTGCTGAAGATGGGCCTGATCGACCAGCCCCTGCAGCTGGTGTTCAACCGCACCGGCGTGTACATCTCCATGGTGCACATCATGCTGCCGTTCATGATCCTGCCGATCTACAGCGTGATGAAGGGCATTTCGCCGAGCTACATGCGTGCCGCCATCTCCCTGGGCTGCCACCCGTTCTCCAGCTTCTGGAAGGTCTACTTCCCGCAGACCGTGGCCGGTGTCGGCGCCGGTTGCCTGCTGGTGTTCATTCTGTCGATCGGCTACTACATCACCCCGGCCCTGCTGGGCAGCCCGAACGACCAGATGGTCAGCTACTTCGTCGCCTTCTACACCAACACCACCATCAACTGGGGCATGGCCACGGCCCTGGGCGGCCTGCTGCTGTTCGCCACCCTGGTGCTCTACGTGATCTACGGCTGGCTGGTGGGCGCAAGCCGCCTGCGTCTGGGCTGAGGAGAATAAGAAGATGCTGAGTCCTTACATGTCCCCGGTCGAGCGCGTGTGGTTCTACACCCTGCGCACTCTCTGCGGCCTGGTGCTGCTGTTCCTGGTGTTGCCGGTCCTGGTGATCGTGCCGCTGTCGTTCAACTCCGGCACTTTCCTGGTCTACCCGCTGCAGGGCTTCTCCCTGCGCTGGTACGCCGACTTCTTCGGCTCCGCCGAGTGGATGCGCTCGCTGACCAACAGCATGATCGTCGCTCCGGCGGCCACCGTGCTGGCCATGGTCTTCGGCACCCTGGCGTCCATCGGCCTGACCCGCGGTGACTTCCGCGGCAAGGCGCTGATCATGAGTCTGGTGATCTCGCCGATGGTGGTGCCGGTGGTGATCATCGGTGTGGCCAGCTACCTGTTCTTCGCGCCGCTGGGCCTGGGCAACAGCTACATTTCGCTGATCATCGTCCACTCGGTACTCGGCGTGCCCTTCGTCATCATCACCGTGTCGGCGACCCTGCAGGGCTTCAACTACAACCTGGTGCGAGCTGCCGCCAGTCTGGGTGCGCCGCCGGTGTTGACCTTCTTCAAGGTCACCCTGCCGCTGATCGCACCCGGGGTGATCTCCGGTGCGCTGTTCGCCTTCGCCACCTCCTTCGACGAAGTGGTGGTGACCCTGTTCCTCGCCGGTCCCGAGCAAGCGACCCTGCCGCGCCAGATGTTCAGCGGTATCCGTGAGAACCTCAGCCCGACCATCGCCGCCGCGGCGACCCTGCTGATCGGCTTCTCCGTCCTGCTCCTGCTGACCCTCGAGTGGCTGCGCGGCCGCAGCGAGAAGATGCGTACCGCACCGACTTCCTGATCCACAGTATTTCGCGGACGGTTCCGTCGCCATGCTCACCCACGGCGGCGGGATCGATCCGCGATTTTTTTTCCGCTCCTCCCGCACTTCCGGTATCGGCCATCGGTCCAATCCCCTTCGAGCCGCCCGAGCGGCTACAATGCGCGCCATCCGTGATTTTGCCCACAGAGGTGCGCCATGCAACCCTACGCCATCGCTCCGTCGATCCTCTCCGCCGACTTCGCCCGCCTGGGTGAGGATGTGGACAAGGTGCTCGCTGCCGGCGCCGACATCGTTCACTTCGACGTGATGGACAACCACTATGTGCCGAACCTCACGATCGGCCCGATGGTCTGCACGGCCCTGCGCAAGTACGGCGTCACCGCTCCCATCGACGTGCACCTGATGGTCTCCCCGGTGGACCGCATCATCGGCGACTTCATCGAGGCCGGCGCCACCTACATCACCTTCCACCCGGAAGCCTCGCAGCACATCGACCGCTCCCTGCAACTGATCAAGGACGGCGGTTGCAAGGCCGGCCTGGTGTTCAACCCGGCCACCTCGCTGGACGCGCTCAAGTATGTGATGGACAAGATCGACATGGTCCTGCTGATGAGCGTGAACCCCGGCTTTGGCGGGCAGAAATTCATCCCCGGAACCCTCGACAAGCTGCGCGAGGCCCGTGCATTGATCGACGCCTCCGGCCGCGACATCCGTCTGGAGATCGATGGCGGGGTGAACGTGAAGAACATCCGCGAGATCGCCGCTGCGGGCGCCGACACCTTCGTCGCCGGCTCGGCGATCTTCAACGCACCGGACTACGCCGAGGTCATCCGCGCCATGCACGCTGAGCTGGCGCAGGCGCGCAAGTGATGAGCGCTGCGCAACTGCCGTTCGCCGGGCTGCCGCGTCTGGTGATGTTCGACCTGGACGGCACCCTGGTGGATTCGGTTCCCGATCTCGCCGCCGCGGTGGACACGATGTTGCTGGCGCTCGGGCGTCAGCCGGCCGGCCTGGACGCGGTGCGCCACTGGGTCGGCAACGGTGCCCGCGTGCTGGTGCGCCGTGCCCTGGCCAATGATATCGAACACGATGGAGTCAGCGAGGAAGACACCGAGCGCGCTCTCGAACTGTTCATGGACGCCTACGCCGACAGCCACGCGCTGACCGTGGTCTATCCCGGCGTGATCGAGACCCTGAAGTGGCTGAAGAAGCGCGGCGTCGAGCTGGCGCTGATCACCAACAAGCCCGAGCGCTTCGTCGGCCCGCTGCTGGACGAGATGAAGCTAGGCAAGTTCTTCCGCTGGATCATCGGTGGCGACACCCTGCCACAGCAGAAGCCCGACCCGGCCGCGCTGCTGTTCGTGATGAAGATGGCCGGTGTGTCGGCAGAACAGGCACTGTTCGTCGGTGACTCGCGCAACGACATCCTCGCGGCCAAGGCCGCCGGCGTGCGCAGCGTGGGCCTGAGCTACGGCTACAACCACGGCCGCCCCATCGCCGAGGAAACCCCGACGCTGGTGCTCGACGACCTGCGCCATCTGCTGCCTTGCTTCGACTCGGGCAAAGCGATAGTGTTGCCCGACTCCGCTTCAACTCCCGCTCAGCGAGACAGCACCGTGGAAACGGCTCCCCACACACTCTGGATGAAAGTCATCAAGGCCCTGGCCCGCTGGCGCTGGCGCGCCTGACATCCTTTGGCCGGTACGCCCGGCGTGTGTGCACCCAAGTCCGTTACCCCCTCAGAGCCCGTTTACTATCTGCTGCGCGTCGGCGGCACTGCGTTGAAATCGCTTTCGAGATGCTCATTTACTGCGTGTAAACTCCGCTCTCTCAAGCGATTTCGCCTTGTTCCGCTCTAGCTCGCGAGATCCTAAACAGGCTCTTATTCCACGAGGCTGATCATGACCCGCGAAGAATTCCAGCGCCTGGCCGCCGAAGGCTACAACCGCATTCCGCTGACCTGCGAAACCCTTGCCGACTTCGACACCCCGCTGTCGATCTACCTGAAGCTGGCCGACGGCCCCAACACCTACCTGCTCGAATCCGTGCAGGGCGGCGAGAAGTGGGGGCGCTACTCCATCATCGGCCTGCCCAGCCGCACCGTGCTGCGGGTGTACGGCCACCAGGCGAGCATCAAGGTCGATGGCGTCGAGACCGAGAGCTTCGAATGTGCCGATCCGCTGGCCTTCGTCGAGGAGTTCAAGGAGCGCTACCGCGTGCCGACCATCGCTGGCCTGCCGCGCTTCAATGGCGGCCTGGTCGGTTACTTCGGCTATGACTGCGTGCGCTACGTCGAGCAGCGCCTGGCGCAGTGCCCGAACCCCGATCCGCTGAATAACCCGGACATCCTGCTGATGGTCTCCGACGCGGTGGTCGTGTTCGACAACCTCGCCGGCAAGATGCACGCCATCGTCCTCGCCGACCCGGCGCAGGCCGACGCCTACGACCAGGGCCTGGACCAGCTGGAAGAACTGCTGGAGCGCCTGCGCCAGCCGATCACCCCGCGCCGCGGCCTGGACTTCAGCGCTGTGAACGCGCCGGAGCCTCAGTTCCGCGCCAGCTTCACCCGCGAGGACTATGAGCGCGCCGTCGGCACCATCAAGGAATACATCCTCGCTGGCGACTGCATGCAGGTCGTACCGTCGCAGCGCATGTCCATCGACTTCGAAGCCGCACCGATCGACCTGTACCGCGCGCTGCGCTGCTTCAACCCGACGCCCTACATGTACTTCTTCAACTTCGGCGACTTCCACGTCGTCGGCAGTTCGCCGGAAGTGCTGGTACGCGTCGAGGACGGCGAAGTCACCGTGCGCCCCATCGCCGGCACCCGCCCGCGTGGTGCGACCGAGGAAGCCGACCGCGCGCTGGAAGAAGACCTGCTGTCCGACGCCAAGGAAATCGCCGAGCACCTGATGCTCATCGACCTGGGTCGCAATGACGTCGGCCGCGTATCGCAGACCGGCAGCGTGAAGGTCACCGAGCAGATGGTGATCGAGCGCTACTCCAACGTGATGCACATCGTCTCCAACGTGAACGGCCAGCTGAAGGACGGCATGAGCGCGATGGACGCGCTGCGCGCCATCCTGCCGGCCGGCACCCTGTCCGGCGCGCCGAAGATCCGTGCCATGGAAATCATCGACGAGCTGGAACCGGTCAAGCGTGGTGTCTACGGCGGCGCCGTGGGCTACCTGGCCTGGAACGGCAACATGGACACCGCCATCGCCATCCGCACTGCGGTGATCAAGAACGGCGAACTCCACGTGCAGGCTGGCGGCGGCATCGTCGCCGACTCGGTGCCGGCGGCGGAGTGGGAAGAAACCATCAACAAGCGCCGCGCGATGTTCCGCGCGGTGGCGCTGGCCGAACACACCGCCAAGGTGCATGGCCGCGACTGAGTTTCCGGCTCGATGAAAAGCCCCGCTTTGGCGGGGCTTTTTTATTGGCTCTTCGTAGGAGCGAGCTTGCTCGCTCCTACCAGTAAAGAGTCCGCACAGAGGCCGTCTGTACCACCGAATCGTCGGCAGGGGCGCCGTGCGTATTGCGTTGGCGCCCGGCCTTGGGCTACTGTTTCGGCCATCGCTAGGCGAGACCGCAACCGTGATCCACCGCAGCCGCATCATCACCTCCCTCCTCAAGGCATTCGCCCGTTGGCGCTGGCGCGCCTGATTCCTTCTTTCCCGGCATAGCGCCGGTCTCTTCTTACGCGTTCATTTCTTCCATCCGCTGGCATAATTGCCAGATTCGCGCAGCCTGCGAGGCCGCAACGGGTGTCGACGATGGCGCGATCCGAAAGCAGTGCAATCATGAGGTTCGAGCAGACATGCTGCTGATGATCGATAACTACGATTCCTTTACCTACAACCTGGTGCAGTACTTCGCCGAGTTGAAGGCCGACATCCACGTCATTCGCAATGACGAACTGAGCGTCGACGAGATCGCCGCGCTCAATCCCGAACGCATCGTCCTCTCCCCCGGCCCGTGCACGCCGAACGAGGCGGGTGTTTCCCTGGAAGTCATCGAGCGCTTCGCCGGCAAGCTGCCGCTGCTGGGAGTGTGCCTGGGCCACCAGTCCATCGGCCAGGCCTTCGGCGGTGACGTGGTACGCGCCCGCCAGGTCATGCACGGCAAGGTCAGCCCGGTGTTCCACAAGGACCAGGGCGTCTTCGCCGGCCTGAACAACCCGCTGACCCAGACCCGCTACCACTCCCTGGTGGTCAAGCGCGAGACGCTGCCCGACTGCCTGGAGATCACCGCCTGGACGGCGCTGGAAGACGGCTCGGTCGACGAGATCATGGGCCTGCGCCACAAGACGCTGAACGTCGAGGGCGTGCAGTTCCACCCCGAGTCGATCCTTTCCGAGCAGGGCCACGAGATGCTGGCCAACTTCCTCAAGCAGACCGGCGGAGTGCGCGCATGAACATCAAGGAAGCCCTCAGCCGCGTGGTCAACCAGCTGGACCTGACCACCGAGGAAATGC harbors:
- a CDS encoding ABC transporter ATP-binding protein, yielding MAENQANDVLVSFRGVQKSYDGESLIVKDLNLDIRKGEFLTLLGPSGSGKTTSLMMLAGFETPTAGEIQLAGRAINNVPPHKRDIGMVFQNYALFPHMTVAENLAFPLSVRGMSKTDVSERVKRALSMVQLDSFAGRYPAQLSGGQQQRVALARALVFEPQLVLMDEPLGALDKQLREHMQMEIKHIHQRLGVTVVYVTHDQGEALTMSDRVAVFHQGEIQQIAPPAELYEHPRNSFVANFIGENNRIAGQLQARNGDRCTVGLARGEKVEALAVNVGNVGDTVSLSIRPERVRLNGHSENCVNRFSGRVAEFIYLGDHVRIRLEVCGRTDFFVKQPIAELDPALGVGDVVPLGWAVEHVRALDPLSAA
- a CDS encoding ABC transporter substrate-binding protein, with product MSKSLKAAGLKLAALSIGLACAAQSMAADLTVVSFGGANKNAQVKAFYGPYEKSTGDKIVAGEYNGEMAKVKAMVDTNSVSWDLVEVESPELARGCDEGLFETIDPAILGKADDYVPGAVSNCGVGFFVWSTVLAYNADKLKTAPTSWADFWDTKKFPGKRGLRKGAKYTLEFALMADGVAPKDVYKVLATKEGQDRAFKKLDEIKPSIQWWEAGAQPPQYLASGDVVMSSAYNGRIAAVQKESNLKIVWNGGIYDFDAWAIPKGAKKVDESLKFIAFSVKPEQQKIYAENIAYGPVNKNTVPLLGKELLHNMPTTPENMQGQVGMDVTFWADYGEQLEQRFNAWAAK
- a CDS encoding ABC transporter permease, yielding MATAVSLNEVAGTTTLKQRLARAERMNRLKSQALILPLLVFLLLTFLVPIAALLYKSVNNPEVVGAMPLTVNAISEWDGKSLPSDAVYKALSEDLLAARKNQTLGDLSKRLNMELAGYRSLLSKTARALPFKEQPASYKDAMEGLDERWGDPAYWQAIRRNASHVTPYYLLAALDHRIDDLGEIARATPDQSIYLDIFARTFWMGAVITVICLLLAYPLAYLLAILPTRKSNLLMILVLLPFWTSILVRVAAWIVLLQSGGLINGALLKMGLIDQPLQLVFNRTGVYISMVHIMLPFMILPIYSVMKGISPSYMRAAISLGCHPFSSFWKVYFPQTVAGVGAGCLLVFILSIGYYITPALLGSPNDQMVSYFVAFYTNTTINWGMATALGGLLLFATLVLYVIYGWLVGASRLRLG
- a CDS encoding ABC transporter permease, translating into MLSPYMSPVERVWFYTLRTLCGLVLLFLVLPVLVIVPLSFNSGTFLVYPLQGFSLRWYADFFGSAEWMRSLTNSMIVAPAATVLAMVFGTLASIGLTRGDFRGKALIMSLVISPMVVPVVIIGVASYLFFAPLGLGNSYISLIIVHSVLGVPFVIITVSATLQGFNYNLVRAAASLGAPPVLTFFKVTLPLIAPGVISGALFAFATSFDEVVVTLFLAGPEQATLPRQMFSGIRENLSPTIAAAATLLIGFSVLLLLTLEWLRGRSEKMRTAPTS
- the rpe gene encoding ribulose-phosphate 3-epimerase, whose translation is MQPYAIAPSILSADFARLGEDVDKVLAAGADIVHFDVMDNHYVPNLTIGPMVCTALRKYGVTAPIDVHLMVSPVDRIIGDFIEAGATYITFHPEASQHIDRSLQLIKDGGCKAGLVFNPATSLDALKYVMDKIDMVLLMSVNPGFGGQKFIPGTLDKLREARALIDASGRDIRLEIDGGVNVKNIREIAAAGADTFVAGSAIFNAPDYAEVIRAMHAELAQARK
- a CDS encoding phosphoglycolate phosphatase, with protein sequence MSAAQLPFAGLPRLVMFDLDGTLVDSVPDLAAAVDTMLLALGRQPAGLDAVRHWVGNGARVLVRRALANDIEHDGVSEEDTERALELFMDAYADSHALTVVYPGVIETLKWLKKRGVELALITNKPERFVGPLLDEMKLGKFFRWIIGGDTLPQQKPDPAALLFVMKMAGVSAEQALFVGDSRNDILAAKAAGVRSVGLSYGYNHGRPIAEETPTLVLDDLRHLLPCFDSGKAIVLPDSASTPAQRDSTVETAPHTLWMKVIKALARWRWRA
- the trpE gene encoding anthranilate synthase component I, coding for MTREEFQRLAAEGYNRIPLTCETLADFDTPLSIYLKLADGPNTYLLESVQGGEKWGRYSIIGLPSRTVLRVYGHQASIKVDGVETESFECADPLAFVEEFKERYRVPTIAGLPRFNGGLVGYFGYDCVRYVEQRLAQCPNPDPLNNPDILLMVSDAVVVFDNLAGKMHAIVLADPAQADAYDQGLDQLEELLERLRQPITPRRGLDFSAVNAPEPQFRASFTREDYERAVGTIKEYILAGDCMQVVPSQRMSIDFEAAPIDLYRALRCFNPTPYMYFFNFGDFHVVGSSPEVLVRVEDGEVTVRPIAGTRPRGATEEADRALEEDLLSDAKEIAEHLMLIDLGRNDVGRVSQTGSVKVTEQMVIERYSNVMHIVSNVNGQLKDGMSAMDALRAILPAGTLSGAPKIRAMEIIDELEPVKRGVYGGAVGYLAWNGNMDTAIAIRTAVIKNGELHVQAGGGIVADSVPAAEWEETINKRRAMFRAVALAEHTAKVHGRD
- a CDS encoding aminodeoxychorismate/anthranilate synthase component II, whose translation is MLLMIDNYDSFTYNLVQYFAELKADIHVIRNDELSVDEIAALNPERIVLSPGPCTPNEAGVSLEVIERFAGKLPLLGVCLGHQSIGQAFGGDVVRARQVMHGKVSPVFHKDQGVFAGLNNPLTQTRYHSLVVKRETLPDCLEITAWTALEDGSVDEIMGLRHKTLNVEGVQFHPESILSEQGHEMLANFLKQTGGVRA